A portion of the Tiliqua scincoides isolate rTilSci1 chromosome 3, rTilSci1.hap2, whole genome shotgun sequence genome contains these proteins:
- the KCNK18 gene encoding potassium channel subfamily K member 18 codes for MQSKPSLPQHKKRTCTHMFWAAFPHACFLLSLVIYALLGALMFSHVEGNRESNESETYRIFMLQLWNLSKDLSGMYNIHRNLHDLINQIELDWFVNPKDKWSFLGSLFFCCTVFTTVGYGHTYPVTRLGKYLCMLYALFGIPLMFLVLTNMGDVLAAILSTSYNKVRQLQSKIFTRQTLRSFCKKGRDSKPGSSSLRQTKIVLRETLHIKEVLRSNSSLKRKPAQDRNVEIFERLIARENQFLTPPKLITFERWSSCPELDTGTMMSSMIDNIDKIGKEVEKLDVPFLLMMLIVFAYISCAAAILPHWEDLDFEGAFYFCFITLTTIGFGDVDLKHPHFFLFFSFYIVIGMEIVIIAFKLGQDRLICLYKKLIFCVGLKNVPHKMV; via the exons ATGCAGTCCAAACCATCTCTTCCCCAACACAAGAAAAGGACTTGCACCCacatgttttgggctgcctttcCTCACGCCTGTTTCCTCTTGTCCCTCGTGATTTATGCTTTGCTGGGGGCTCTCATGTTTTCTCATGTCGAAGGGAATCGAGAGAGCAATGAAAGTGAGACGTATCGGATTTTTATGCTGCAGCTTTGGAATCTCTCAAAGGATTTGTCTGGTATGTATAACATCCACAGAAATT TACATGACCTGATCAACCAGATTGAATTAGACTGGTTTGTCAACCCCAAAGACAAATGGTCCTTCTTGGGCTCTCTGTTTTTCTGCTGCACAGTGTTCACAACAGTGG GTTATGGTCATACCTACCCTGTGACAAGACTTGGGAAATACTTGTGCATGCTGTATGCTTTATTTGGCATCCCTCTAATGTTCTTAGTTCTCACTAATATGGGGGATGTCCTCGCAGCGATATTATCCACATCTTACAATAAAGTCAGACAACTGCAGTCAAAAATATTCACCAGACAGACTCTTCGATCCTTTTGCAAGAAAGGCAGAGACTCAAAACCGGGATCCTCATCGCTTAGGCAGACCAAAATAGTCCTTCGTGAAACTTTACATATAAAGGAGGTGCTAAGAAGTAATTCGTCTCTCAAAAGGAAGCCTGCGCAAGATCGGAATGTGGAAATATTTGAGAGACTTATTGCCAGGGAAAACCAGTTCCTGACACCACCAAAACTGATCACTTTTGAACGATGGAGTTCGTGTCCTGAGCTAGATACAGGTACAATGATGAGCAGCATGATTGATAATATTGATAAAATAGGGAAAGAAGTAGAGAAGCTGGATGTGCCCTTTCTCTTGATGATGCTCATTGTATTTGCCTACATTTCCTGTGCTGCTGCGATTCTCCCACACTGGGAAGATTTAGATTTTGAGGGCGCTTTCTATTTCTGCTTCATTACTTTGACAACCATCGGTTTTGGTGATGTTGACTTGAAGCATCCCcactttttcttatttttctcattttatatTGTGATTGGCATGGAAATTGTCATCATTGCTTTCAAACTGGGGCAAGACCGGCTCATCTGTCTGTATAAAAAACTGATTTTCTGTGTGGGCCTGAAAAATGTTCCTCACAAAATGGTATGA